Genomic window (Nymphaea colorata isolate Beijing-Zhang1983 chromosome 1, ASM883128v2, whole genome shotgun sequence):
TAAAAAGGATGTTTGTGCATCACATGACTAAGCAACAAAATGAGCAGGAGGGAAAAGGTCCGGTTAAAGTTCCCAACAATGGCTTCACAGAACAAATCGGTTAAATCATGTGGATTGCAGAAGGAACAGAAACTTGTGCACTCAGCATACCAAGAGAAATGTCTTAGTCTCCAAGATAATGGTAGATTGAGCCAGTCTTTTGTGATTCCATGTTGTTGAAACTATAGAGTATAGACATCAAATTAAGTTGGCTAAATAAAATCGTTATAAGAagctaaaacaagaaaaaagaggtAAAACCACTTTTTTCGCTGAATGAAGCGTAATGTTttaagtttatcacattcactGAGTTTGCTGgaaaattaaatacaaaatacTTGCCCATCATGTAGCTCGATTTTCCTGTTTTGAGTTTATAAGCTCAGTACTACAAAAAACATATTGAACATCCACCATCTGTTTTCTCATTCCTTAGCTAGTTGAAGAGGAAAATACATCATAAGATTGCTCACGGATCATATTTTACCAAATTAACCtcatcatttttccttttggtgaGAGGAGCTGGCACAGCACAGCACATGATACAGGCTTACCTTGTAATCAAAGTTGAACATGCCTTGAGAGAAATGTGGTTCGCCCGTGAGCTGTACAAGGATGCATTGCAAAAGTAAATTAGTAAATCCAACACCCAGGTCCTTGTTCCAGattaagtaaaattttctcCTAATTAAGTCAGTTATGAAGACCAGCAAATATAAATTATGTGATCCATCAGAAGAAGCAAACACATTAGCATCCTTTTGCTCCAAGAAGATAATAATTTACCTGGGCATTGATCTTGAGAGTAAGATTATTTGTCAAATCACACTTCACTTTAGCATTTAGTCTTCCATCAGTTAATATCCTCCCAACAAGCATCAGCTGTGGCATTCCAATTCCACAAGTAAATTATAACAATTAAGTTTGTAATATactgaaaaaaattatgatcACCCACCTTAGGGTCGAGAAAATTAGCACCGAACTCATAATGAGCAGTAGGGACCTTGATCGTGTCTTTTGATTGAGATGGGACTTCCATGGAACCCATAAATACACTAGCCAAAAAATGCAGTCATTACAATAAAGTACATCAATATAAAgtcaaaaaacataaaagataagAACTGTAACTTTTGAAGCATTTCACAATGCAtggttgagacttgagagacCTGTGGCTGAGAGAGAATTTCTGATTCAGAGGTTTGGTAAAATCAAAGCGTAATCCTTCAAAAAGTTCTGGCTTCAATGACACTGCAAAGTTCAATAATAGAATATAAATTAGTGTGAACTTCCACGCATCATACTCATCATGTTTTTAAATATGACAACGTACTATAATAAATATCTGGTAGGATTTCGTTACGATGGATTCACATAGGATATTCAACTTAACTTCCCTATCGTATAAGTCACATGACCGCTCTCTCAAAGGTCAGAGCTAACGCTGTTTATAGAGTGAGTAATGAAGGGAGAAGGACTGGCAAAAAATATACCAGGCATTCCTCCAAataatttccaaattttgacaaaagaatAAGCTCAAGTAGTCAGAgtaacaaaaaaacattttaataaacaaatcAACAAAAGGTGAACAAGAATACTTTACTACCCACAAATACTAGCGAAATGTTGCTTCTTGATTACGTCAGATGATCAGAGAGCAAATTGACATGTAGTCTGCACAGAAGTCAAGATTATCGTGTATGTGTACATTTTCCGACTGCACCTTTGCCCAGACGACTATTACAAGAAACTATTGATCGTACTACGCTTTTGGGAAGCTAGTATTCttgaacagttttttttttttttcattaacagAAAACATCTGAATCTCCATTTCTTTACTTATGCAGTATAAAAGTTACTACTAATCCAACGATCATGTTTAACGACAATGTATTGGAAATACGAAAGTTCTCATCACACATGAACTCCGGATTAATCAACTGAAACAACGGCTATCGGAAAATACGAAGCAAAATGAACCTAATGGACTGATCTAAAATCACCGACACTATCAAAAACTATATACAAGACATGCGCACAGACACGAGAAAGAGCTTACTCAGAACTTCTCTCTGGATCTCTTCGAAAGGGACGGGGCAGGGGAGATTGAGCCAGTCCACCTTCTTCTCTACCTCCTTGGAGTCCGAGGAAGGGTCTGAAGGAGGAGGTGCGAGACCGGCCGGCATCGGTTGGGGAGCGGCGGCGTGACTGATGGACGAACCCATGGCTCAATGGCGAGCAGCGGAGAGAGATGGAGACTGCTGGCTTCAACGGAAAAAAGCGATTGTCTCAGGAGCGACGGTGCTTTTGGGGAGGGATGGAGATTAGGGCTTCTCGTTTCCCCTTAACGCGGACGAACAAAATGAGTACAGCAGGGAAAGACGAAAGAGGGAGTCGCCCAGACACCCTTCCAACGAGAGAGCAGGGGGAAGAGAGTGAGTGTGAGTGGCGCCCCGATTTAGGCGCCTCGACGAAAATCCCAGATGCCCTCCCCCTCCACCTCTGAGTGGGTTTTGGCAGggttttccttttatatatatatatgaagcctCGTGCATACTCATGAGGATGAATATAACGGACAGGTATATATGAAGCCTCGCACATGAGTATGAGTACAAGTACAGGTAcctggttttcattttttaatacacGACCACTACACTAGGACATTCCAATAGAtcaaaaaattcacaaaacaaaTCAAATCTGATGGTTGTATAACTCAAATTTGTTAATTTGCTTATATGAAACTACGAACAAAAAATCAGATGGTCGTATTTCTCGCTTTTTCAAACGTACTCTTGTGAAACCATTGGTAAAAGTATTGATAAAGTTCGCCACATACAGCCGCAGTTAAGGATTCCCtttgttattttcaaaaaacaaacagATTGTCTTATTCATGCACAagtaatcaaaaaagaaagaacagaatGTCTTTGTTATGTCACTTAAAATGCGTATACTAAAGTAAGATTGTGTGTCCTTTGTAGTTTTGAATGGGAGGAAAGAGTGGGAAATATTCTTTTAGACCCACTTAGCTTTCTTAGTTCGGTCAttgcttttcctcttttcttactccgtttaaatttttaataatttactTATTTCTCGGAGTACAGATGAAATTATTTTCGAAAAGGCTTGGCCTTTCAATTCTCAGCACGATGGTGGAAGACGCTGCTGCAGTTACGCCGACAAACATGAGCACGTTTGCATATGGGTCAAGATAAACATAAAGTTAGAGAAAGTCAAATCAAACCGAGTATCACAACGAGAACCAATTGCATGTTCAATTCTTACTCTGTTATAAAAACTTGTTAAATAAGGTCTTAGATTCAAATTCGATgtcaatctgaatccaatccagtCATGGTTTTTCCTTCCAAACCGGGATGCATCCTTCGCCTGCCGAAAGCTGGGTTCAcactgacatatatatatatatatatattgtaagacgCACCTCAATCAATGTGTTCTGCATGATATGAACATTATAAGAAAGAGCTAGCTTTTTATTGTCAAGATCAACATGGAATTCCTCAAAAACAAAGAGCCAACCTCAACCAGACCTGGCATAGAGCTTAGCTCTTCACTGTGCACGTTTGGGATTTGGCACAGACCTGAACAGGTAACTGTGTCAAACTCTCGAGCCCCATTAATTtagatttcaagaaaaaaaaaatcatgagctTGAATTTTGATGACAAAATACAATTGTATAGGAATAAGCAAGACGAAACCTGAAAATGGCATGATCCAGGAACATTATTTTTACTGATATTGACCCATCTGTTTTCTCATTTATGATGATTGGAGAACTTAGCCAAAGGAATTGTTATTTCAGGCATGCTGGCCTATTTTGACAACAAAACGCGTTTTACCCAGAAAAAGCCTCACATTTGACACATTAATGGCTCAACATTATCAGAGTCAACCTAGGACAGGCAGGCCAAGTTTTTCTTCCAAGAGACTGATATAAGCACTTATGAGCGAGCTCCTAAGAACGCGGTATCGCGGCCGTTTCTTCCTCTTACATGCTCTAATATTAACGATTGGTTGGCAAATGCTATACAACGAATTTGTGATCGGCGAATCTATACAAACTTCGGTAGGCAGAAAAATGATTTCTCAGAGGCTTTTAACATCCATATACCTCCACTAACGTTTTGCTCGTATTTGCTATCAGTATCCAGGTATGATCCCTTGGAACTTGGAAGAGGGGACGTACGCGTCCTGAAAGATAGGGCGGTGCCTGCACAGAGCACACAGAGGCCGTGGGACGAGGATCCACACCTCTGATATGCACAAGTTCTAGACTGAAAGCTCGTTCATTTGTCAGAAACTATACGGAATGCataaacgagagagagagactaatcTATGATTTCTCCCTCCTCTTGA
Coding sequences:
- the LOC116245467 gene encoding mitochondrial import receptor subunit TOM40-1-like, with the translated sequence MGSSISHAAAPQPMPAGLAPPPSDPSSDSKEVEKKVDWLNLPCPVPFEEIQREVLMSLKPELFEGLRFDFTKPLNQKFSLSHSVFMGSMEVPSQSKDTIKVPTAHYEFGANFLDPKLMLVGRILTDGRLNAKVKCDLTNNLTLKINAQLTGEPHFSQGMFNFDYKGKDFRTQFQFGNNAFYGVNYIQSVSPKLALGGEVFWLGQQRKSGIGFAARYNTDKMVATGQVASTGIVALSYVQKVSEKVSLATDFMYNQMTRDVTTSVGYDYLLRQCRLRGKLDSNGCVAAFLEERLNMGVNFILSAEIDHWKKDYKFGFGMTVGEI